In Elusimicrobiota bacterium, one genomic interval encodes:
- a CDS encoding P-II family nitrogen regulator encodes MKKLEVIIRPGKLDAVKKAMSASGYTGVTISQAEGHGSQKGLVQDKAGGSYRMDLVPKLRMEVVVAEADAERLIEAISKAALTGEPGDGKIFISDVRDVVRIRTGERGTQAL; translated from the coding sequence TTGAAGAAATTAGAAGTGATTATCCGGCCTGGGAAACTCGATGCCGTCAAGAAGGCGATGTCGGCTTCGGGGTATACCGGCGTCACCATCTCCCAGGCGGAGGGCCACGGCAGCCAGAAGGGGCTTGTTCAGGACAAGGCGGGAGGGTCCTATCGCATGGATCTGGTCCCCAAGCTCCGCATGGAAGTCGTGGTGGCGGAAGCGGATGCGGAGCGGCTTATTGAAGCGATTTCAAAGGCGGCGTTGACCGGCGAACCCGGCGACGGGAAAATCTTCATCTCCGACGTTCGGGACGTCGTGCGCATTCGAACCGGTGAAAGAGGAACCCAAGCCCTTTAA
- a CDS encoding ammonium transporter yields the protein MNTSVLTNNTGDTAWILMSAALVLLMTPALAFFYGGLVRKKNMLSILMQCFMLMAVITLQWVIFGYSLSFGPSLHGWIGSLKWMFLNGVGLDPNPDYAATIPHQAFMIFQAMFAIITPGLILGAFAERMKFSAFCLFSLLWATFVYDPVCHWVWGVGGFLRSAGALDFAGGTVVHINAGVAALAAALVLGKRQGFPDRTSPPHNLPFAVLGAGLLWFGWFGFNAGSALTAGGLAVNAFVVTHVAAAVAGLTWALLDWILQKHPTMLGMITGAVAGLVAITPAAGFVNVMGAIGIGVGVSVICYLSVVFVKSKFGYDDALDAFGVHGVGGIWGALATGLWATKSVNAAGADGLFYGNPMQFVVQLKAVAVTVVYSFGVTFVLLKVVNALVGLRVSQENERIGLDLAEHREAAYTLID from the coding sequence ATGAATACCTCAGTCCTTACCAATAATACGGGAGATACCGCCTGGATCCTTATGTCGGCGGCGCTCGTTCTCTTGATGACACCGGCCCTGGCCTTTTTCTATGGGGGGTTGGTGCGCAAGAAGAACATGCTGTCGATTCTCATGCAATGTTTCATGTTGATGGCGGTCATTACCCTCCAGTGGGTGATTTTCGGCTATTCGCTCTCCTTTGGTCCGAGCCTTCACGGTTGGATCGGGAGCCTGAAATGGATGTTCCTGAATGGCGTGGGATTGGACCCTAATCCCGATTACGCCGCCACCATCCCCCATCAGGCCTTCATGATCTTCCAGGCCATGTTCGCCATCATCACGCCGGGACTGATCCTGGGCGCTTTCGCCGAACGGATGAAGTTTTCGGCCTTCTGCTTGTTTTCTCTTCTTTGGGCCACGTTTGTCTATGACCCCGTGTGCCACTGGGTATGGGGCGTAGGCGGTTTCTTAAGGAGTGCAGGAGCGTTGGATTTCGCCGGAGGCACGGTGGTACACATCAACGCCGGTGTGGCGGCCTTGGCAGCGGCTTTGGTTCTTGGTAAACGGCAGGGATTTCCGGACCGGACGTCTCCTCCGCATAATTTGCCGTTTGCCGTTCTTGGGGCTGGCCTCTTGTGGTTTGGATGGTTTGGGTTCAACGCTGGAAGCGCTTTAACGGCTGGAGGTTTGGCCGTCAATGCGTTCGTTGTCACGCATGTGGCGGCTGCTGTAGCAGGGCTGACGTGGGCGTTGTTGGACTGGATCCTTCAGAAACACCCTACGATGCTGGGCATGATCACAGGGGCTGTGGCAGGTTTAGTGGCGATCACGCCGGCGGCAGGGTTCGTCAACGTCATGGGGGCCATCGGGATTGGCGTTGGCGTTTCGGTGATCTGCTATCTGTCGGTGGTGTTCGTCAAGTCGAAATTCGGCTACGACGATGCCTTGGATGCTTTCGGCGTGCACGGTGTGGGGGGGATCTGGGGAGCGCTCGCCACGGGTTTATGGGCCACAAAGAGCGTCAACGCGGCCGGCGCTGACGGCCTTTTTTACGGGAACCCTATGCAGTTCGTGGTGCAACTCAAAGCCGTGGCGGTCACTGTGGTGTATTCCTTTGGGGTCACCTTTGTGTTGCTGAAGGTCGTGAACGCCCTCGTGGGGCTTCGCGTGTCGCAGGAAAACGAGCGGATCGGGCTGGATCTCGCGGAACACCGTGAAGCCGCCTATACGCTCATTGATTAA